The genomic segment CAGCTGCTGTTGCTGTGGCTGTTGCTGTTGTTGAGACAGTGGTGTCTGCAGCTGCTGACGGTGATTACTAAATGAATGCTGGTGCTGCAACTGTGGCTGAAGAAGATGAGTCTGAGATTGCGATTGAGACTGACTCTGTGATTGGGGCTGGTTCTCTTTGACACCTTGAAGGAAAACGGATTGAGGCTGTGACTGCTGTAGCATCTGGGGCTGCATTAGACCAGCAGACCTGCTGGGGACACTTTGCTGATGTTGGAATTGCAAAAGAGATGGTAGTGCCTGCCTGGAAGGTTCCACAGCCCTCATCTCCTGAagggcagcagcagcagccataGCTTGGTAAATGTCATTTTGCATGCCAAGCATGGATGCATCAAGTCTTGGCTGCATCCACGGTGTCACCCCAATGCCCTGAAAGTTTAGAGACTGGACACTACGATCTGCATCTCCACGGACCCACATAAGTGGAGAACTCATTGCGAGATCATTCTCTCTAATCCCTAAATGTATAAACAAGATAAATATTAGATTCAGAAACTAGATTAGAATGTTCATCCCTGATGCCTATGCAAAAGGCATTCATCCCTGATGCCTATGCAAAAGGCAAGTCAGAGAGAGGCTGAAATCAGGATTTAATCCTTATTAGACTGCCTTTCTAGTTCTAAAAGAAGTACACAAGTATACCACTAAAAGAAGGCAATCCAGTCGGCCATGGACGCTTGAGCCTGAGAGGGAATGGAGATGGATACATGGGGAAGGTTGTCAGGGGTTCAATCTCCCAAAGCGAGACTCTTGGCTGCCTTTCCCCAGCTGTAGATTCATCCCAACCAACCTGCATTCACTAAATTGATTACATTGCATCTCATTCATTTTAAAAGTACATATATGATCTGGCAGTAAAATCATTGTGACAAGGAAAAATGATAGCAAAACAGAAATGTATTCCACAAACCTTCACAGAACGCCAATGTGAGTTTGGCCACCGAACAGGATCTAAGTCACTTAAGCAAGTTATCGTGCCCATGTATCTGAAATAAAAGATAGCTGTCAATCCATCTGAAATAAAAGATAGTTGTCAATCCTAGTGACCGCAAATCCATCAATAAAAGATAATCCTTCAATAATTCAGTATGGCCAACTCTATTGAAAGGTAGCTGTTAAGCCCTCAACAGCATAATTAATGGTCAATTCTTGCTTTCAGGTgcaatatgaataaaaaaaatagccaaGATCTGTCCTGCAAACTAATAAACAGAGTCAGCCAAAGACATGGCTGGCTAAACTGCATAAACTAAAAATAGTAAACCCTAAAGTGGTCTGACCCACATCTCCTGGCTAAGCAAACAATACATGCAAAAATTGATTACAGTAAATATTTCACTCAAACCTACCTTCTGACACTTGACTCTTCAGTTTCAAACAGCATTCGAAAACGCATGCCAACAGAAACCCGGGTATGATAGACCGCTTTAACATATTTTGCTAGAGGAATGACAAATTCTGAAGGACTGGCCCTGCACTCACAGTGACGAATGAACTGTAAATAAGGTAACTCttgaaaaaaagaatatttctGTCCAGGCTGCAACGAGAAATACCTTGGATTATAGAATATGGTAAACCGGCTATTGGTAGCAGCTGCATGAGCAGCTGCAGCAAGAAGCCCCAAGTGCATGCTATCACTTGACAAAACTGAAGAAGGCATGACAGTCTGCGGGCGATTGGCACGCCTTATGCCAAGAAGTAATTGGTTCTTCTCATTCCTGAGAAAATAAAGTACAATTCAGTCTAAAAGCTGCTAGCACACAAGTTTACAGGATATTATTTCCATGTAATGCCACAGAGCTtagatggaaaaagaaaagccGTATTTAGCATTAGCATTCAAGAAAGTCAATCCTTAACTTCAGGTCCACAAGCAACAGAAAACACCTAGGATTCTtgcatatacaaaaataaaatgtaaaatctCTGCCAAAATCAACAGATAATAAGCTCTGAGGCCATGCAAGCAGACTTTTaccacacaaaataatttagGATCAGTCTCAACATAAGACATCATGGTGAAATTCTACCATAAAAATTACAGCCTGACAAAGGAAGACATCAGGGAAGAAGACTTGTATAGaaaatccttttctttttctggtaAGAAATGAACAGAAAAACAGCCAATTGCCTACCATATGAAAAGGACTGAATCACCAGCAACAAGTCTTTTTGCACTTACAAACACACTCCATCCAGTTGTTAAGAGATGCCTCTTTGGCTGGCCTGCGATCAGAATAAAAGACCAAAATTGCTAATAAATCACTGGTTCccaaaatcaaatttcaaaaatggtGTTCATTCTTGTTACAATATATAgtcatgtaatttttatttcgCTCAATATtaagttttcaagaaaaataaatagttaATTTGATTCCCGGCCTCATACTCTAGATTTGGGATTAAAATATTACAGTTCAAAACATTGGCAAACTTGAAAAGTTGACAGCATGTACAAATTCCAATGCAGCCTCAAATAAATTCCATAAGGCAAAAGTCACTGTCACTATCTAATAAATTCCTGAATGTTGTCCCCAACAACGAAAGAGCAGAAAAATTTGGTGCAAGATAAAAATGCCAAACATCACTAGAGAAGAAAGTTCTTGTCAGAAACTCACCACGAAATATATGTCTAAATTTCCATTCATTACCATGCAGATCCTTTGCTATTAACTCTTGAGCTGGAGGCTGCTGGGTGAAGTCCTGTGTATCATAAATATCATCTTAGGATACAGAAGATCTGAATGGAGGTAAGTCTTAGAACTTTCCAACTATAACCCATGGCAACAAAATTGATTTTACCAATGGAGGAAACACTTTTTCAGCTGCTCGGCGAGGAACTGAAAAGCCTCCATGAGTACTTGTGTCACTGGCTGTCAATGTTTTGCAGAAGTAATTTGTTGGTTGTTTACTGGGGGCCCCTAAATCTGCATGAAGGAACGAGGCATCCTTTTGCTCTTGCTGaaaaaaagtttataaattcACACATTTTTTAAGACATAAATTCAGACAAATATGTAGtcataaaaatagaaaatagaaattaattagaatacATGGGCTTACTGGGCTCAGAGGCTGCAAGGTCACTTGAGCATATACTTCATCTGTCTCCAAATCCGCCTGAAGTACACAATTATGAGTTTCTTGATACCAGGTTGAGGCACAGTCAGAACCAgaaaacacaaataaataatccTTACATGCATGGTCACGTCATGAAGCTGACAAATGAGTTGTGGAGGTAAGGTCGGATATTTGGGCATATGCGCATCCACTTCCTTGTTGGTTGATGCAGCAACCTAGATGGGTGAATGAAGAATAGATTATTTGACATTGTGAACAGTTCTATTTCACCAATCCCCACTTCAATAAAACTATAATGGCTAAACACAAACGCTCAACAGCTTaaactggaaaaaaaattagatatttgtgataacacttgaagaaatcactagatttttatcataaatgaacaaaaaaaaaaaaaggccagaAACAGCCCAGCAGGGAGGAAGGTGGAAATGCAGTCATCATAATAGAACGTCCCAATTCACAAATAGAAGTACAACTATACATGTATGGTCATCAACCATTTTAGCCAAATACTTCAGAAGCATAAGCacagaaattaagaaaaaagaagTCCAATTCAAATATGCAACCAGCCATTGATCACCCCAAACATTAAGATCTTAAAAGTGGATAGCAGATAATTCAAGCTTTTCATATGACTAAGGCTAATCAGAGATTAGGCCAAGCTTAACTTATATTTAggcattttatttcaaaaattcaaaaggaGGAAGCCTAGAGCAACCAGTCTCGGACAAAGACTAACAAGATATGTGCTTAGATAAGCAGCAGCAATTAAAACATTATTTGTTTCGAATCAAcaagaaaatctaaaagaatTAACCTGCTCACTGTGACCCTGCGGGAAATAGACCACACGGCTTCCGATAGCAGGCAGTGAAACAAGAGGGCCAGCACATGCATGCCAAAGTTCAGAATTCAGACATCTTCTCTCCCCTGCAGATTTAATTGCACataaatcaaattattcaaGAAGGGTTCACATTAAATGAAAAGTATTAACCACAaaacctacaaaaaaaaaaagaaagaatgaaaaaccATATGCAAACATGCCATCTGAGGAAATCAGTATAG from the Diospyros lotus cultivar Yz01 unplaced genomic scaffold, ASM1463336v1 superscaf1, whole genome shotgun sequence genome contains:
- the LOC127792975 gene encoding auxin response factor 6 isoform X2; its protein translation is MRLSSVGFTQQSPEGERRCLNSELWHACAGPLVSLPAIGSRVVYFPQGHSEQVAASTNKEVDAHMPKYPTLPPQLICQLHDVTMHADLETDEVYAQVTLQPLSPQEQKDASFLHADLGAPSKQPTNYFCKTLTASDTSTHGGFSVPRRAAEKVFPPLDFTQQPPAQELIAKDLHGNEWKFRHIFRGQPKRHLLTTGWSVFVSAKRLVAGDSVLFIWNEKNQLLLGIRRANRPQTVMPSSVLSSDSMHLGLLAAAAHAAATNSRFTIFYNPRASPSEFVIPLAKYVKAVYHTRVSVGMRFRMLFETEESSVRRYMGTITCLSDLDPVRWPNSHWRSVKVGWDESTAGERQPRVSLWEIEPLTTFPMYPSPFPLRLKRPWPTGLPSFSGIRENDLAMSSPLMWVRGDADRSVQSLNFQGIGVTPWMQPRLDASMLGMQNDIYQAMAAAAALQEMRAVEPSRQALPSLLQFQHQQSVPSRSAGLMQPQMLQQSQPQSVFLQGVKENQPQSQSQSQSQSQTHLLQPQLQHQHSFSNHRQQLQTPLSQQQQQPQQQQLLDHQQVSTVVSSLSQIASSSQAQSPSFQAISSMCQQQSFSDSNTNPATNAIVSPLQSLMGSFSQDEMPHILNLPRSDALLSSAGWPPKRVAIDPLLTSAAPHCILPQVEQSVPPHTNASQEAISLPPFPGRECSIDQEGTNDPQNHLLFGVNIDSSSLLIQNGMSTIRGVPTESDSMTVPFTSSNNYLSTAGTDFSRNSVMTPSSCIDESGFLQSPENVGQANPPTGTFVKVYKLGSFGRSLDISKFSSYHELRGELARMFGLEGQLEDPLRSGWQLVFVDRENDVLLLGDDPWQEFVNSVWCIKILSPQEVQQMGKHGIELLSSFPIQRLSNGSCDDYPSRQESRNLSTGIASVGSLDY
- the LOC127792975 gene encoding auxin response factor 6 isoform X1 is translated as MRLSSVGFTQQSPEGERRCLNSELWHACAGPLVSLPAIGSRVVYFPQGHSEQVAASTNKEVDAHMPKYPTLPPQLICQLHDVTMHADLETDEVYAQVTLQPLSPQEQKDASFLHADLGAPSKQPTNYFCKTLTASDTSTHGGFSVPRRAAEKVFPPLDFTQQPPAQELIAKDLHGNEWKFRHIFRGQPKRHLLTTGWSVFVSAKRLVAGDSVLFIWNEKNQLLLGIRRANRPQTVMPSSVLSSDSMHLGLLAAAAHAAATNSRFTIFYNPRYFSLQPGQKYSFFQELPYLQFIRHCECRASPSEFVIPLAKYVKAVYHTRVSVGMRFRMLFETEESSVRRYMGTITCLSDLDPVRWPNSHWRSVKVGWDESTAGERQPRVSLWEIEPLTTFPMYPSPFPLRLKRPWPTGLPSFSGIRENDLAMSSPLMWVRGDADRSVQSLNFQGIGVTPWMQPRLDASMLGMQNDIYQAMAAAAALQEMRAVEPSRQALPSLLQFQHQQSVPSRSAGLMQPQMLQQSQPQSVFLQGVKENQPQSQSQSQSQSQTHLLQPQLQHQHSFSNHRQQLQTPLSQQQQQPQQQQLLDHQQVSTVVSSLSQIASSSQAQSPSFQAISSMCQQQSFSDSNTNPATNAIVSPLQSLMGSFSQDEMPHILNLPRSDALLSSAGWPPKRVAIDPLLTSAAPHCILPQVEQSVPPHTNASQEAISLPPFPGRECSIDQEGTNDPQNHLLFGVNIDSSSLLIQNGMSTIRGVPTESDSMTVPFTSSNNYLSTAGTDFSRNSVMTPSSCIDESGFLQSPENVGQANPPTGTFVKVYKLGSFGRSLDISKFSSYHELRGELARMFGLEGQLEDPLRSGWQLVFVDRENDVLLLGDDPWQEFVNSVWCIKILSPQEVQQMGKHGIELLSSFPIQRLSNGSCDDYPSRQESRNLSTGIASVGSLDY